The DNA sequence cataatatttacacaaCTAATAATGAGAAAGtggtctctctcactctctctccttcctcctctctccctgCATCTGTGATGAAGGTAATGAGATGAGTGAAAGGTCAGATGAGGTTAATTACATTATCTATCAGTGCTGCATGATGTCATCACCCTCGAACAGAAGCTCATGTTTCAGTGGAAAGCTGCTCTTACAAACAGTCATCTTACACTGCCCTCTTCTGGTCAAAGTCTGCAATTACAAGCTGCATccaagagctgttttttttttttttcctcagctcATCTTATTATTAAAGATTGTATTATTCAGCAGTCCAGTGTCTGGGAGAATTCCTTACATGAAAGTGAAATCTTTCTGAATCTCCTGTTTGCTTCATTTATTCAGACTCCTGCGCTGTCTTTGTACCAAACATGAGTGTCCTATTAAACACATCTGATGGAAATGTGATGCTGAAACACCAGCTGAACTCACTGATCAGACCCATTTTAGAAGTCAGCGTGGGTGCTGTTTAATACTGTAATGAGCACGCTTTACCCTACTCAAGCAGCACAGTAGGAGTTAGTGCAGTAGGCTACACTCATTAGGTTAGCTTTCACCTAGGAGACTTGCTAGGTTTCTCAGATGAATCTACTGATCAGTAAGAGCACACTGTTGTATTAGTGAAGGATGATTAAACTTTTTGGACTTTTGAGTATACTGAGTCTGTGATTCAGCTGGTGAATGTAAGCGGCCTGGTCTCGTTCTGTTGTGCAGGAGTGTACATCCTGATCGCAGCAGGGGGTTTGGTGATGCTGGTCGGGTTTTTCGGATGCTGTGGTGCTGTTCGAGAGTCTCAGTGTCTCCTTGGCTCGGTGAGTCGTTGTTTCTTTGTCCTGAACTTATATTTCtgtccattttctttcttcttcttatccTGTCCTGCTCTTTTGGTACCTTACCTTAACTTTCTTAacttctttaatttctttttatcgTCCCATCTGTTCATTTAATACCTTCTCAATACCTTgccttccttccctccctccttcatttttatttaattctctTTCCTACCTTCCTAATCTTAAACTTTCCTTCACTTtccctccttcctctccttTGTTCCATTTCCTGCTCCTCCTTTCCCTTTTCCCTAGAAATACACTTCTGTTCTTTATCAAAACAGCTATTAATCACATGTAAAAGGTGCAAAAATACTCTGTGGTGccttttttctagaaataaatgcctaaaatttaaatacttaaaatttcATCAGCCCatctgaaacacagaaacactgttttgttacagatttacagttaaGTTAAATGTATCTAatgtatataatttgcattGTAGTGTAAGTTTATCGTTATATTGCATTGTGCGGTTGTATTTAATTGGTAAATCGTGTACTTGATTAACACACGTACGTGTTTCTGTGTAACTGCAGTTCTTCGCCTGCCTCCTGATCATTTTCGCAGCTGAAGTTGCGGCTGGTGTGTTTGGATTCCTGAATAAAGAAACGGTAAAactatatacacaaatatattcgACTTCAAGTCAATTCATTCATTAGCGTGGATTCATTTTCCTCTTGCTTTCGTTCCCTCAGATCATTGAGGACATTCAGACATTTTATAAAGAATCTGCTAAAGACAGTAACGGCACGGCGATTCTCACCAGCTACCATCGAGTCGTAAGTGTCACACTGTttctgtacgtgtgtgtgtgtgattttttcattgttttttatgtttttgttctaTACTTCTTGCAGCTGAATTGTTGCGGCACTGCAGATACACAAAAAACTCAGTGTCCCGACCGCTCACCTGACACCAAGGTAACTGACTCTACTCTTATTATTAAACACAATGACTCGTTCAGTTTGAGGTATCAGACTCATAGCTGACTCAGGGCTTTGACTCTTCgaaacattttggaaatttCAGTTGAGATCTCAGCATCCCAATTCCCAACTGTCATAGCTTCAGTTCCTCTTCTTTTAGTTCTCATCAGAATCCGAATCATTTTATTcgccatatacatttacattaggACTTtctcttggtgtttggtcacaacatgctacattcagcacacacatctcagacaacacaacacaattaccatcctaatatataaatattgcacctgatatacaaatattgcaccttaATTGAAAATTACAGGCTCAGTTGTATTATACATTACAGTGGAagtagaaataaattaaatagaatGAAACAattgttatatataataataatcagtgtgaaatcaTTTGTCGTTTGTTTTACATTTCACGTGCCTGGTCTTGTACTAGCTTTGTTGACAGactagcaaagcaagctaaatGGACTAGCAACATACGCTCACCAGAGACACCAATCATCTCTACTACTACCATCCAAGCTTTATTGGAAGCTTCCATGACGACGGTTAACAGTTTTCCGTCCATTTTTGTAAATCTAGCAGTAAATGGAATGAGTTATGTTGCAAGTGGGGAATTGAGGAAATGTCGGATTGGCCCTGGGAATCATTTGAgccagttgtttggatttgtcactttactgcATCATACGTAATTTGCATAGAATCAGATTTCACTTTGTTGCTTGCTGTCGTCACAGAGATCGCAGCTCTGTGTCACACACGTACGCAGAAAATGACCAGTCGTCTGCCGTATGCTAGCGTGAATGCAGCGTTAGAAACAGGATTGAGAGACTGAGCCCTCACGTGGTGAGGACACGAATCGCAGAGTTTAAGTGTGATGGTGATTTAGCGCTCGTAAGGGGTTTATATGCTGATACAAGTTCTTTAGAGATTTACTAGCTATACatgtcattgtttttatttccgCAGAATTGTGAAGTAGCCATTGAAGAGTTTTTCAACAGTAAACTCTTTATCATCGGATACGTGGGCATCGGAATCGCCGGAGTCATGGTGAGAACGTTTGAAGGAACAGTTTggccaaaaattaaatgtacacaatattCCCCAAGTGTACTCCATCAATCAAGacatttctttacttttttgctGGAGCTACAAGATTAGTTTTGCTAacaagtaacaaaaacataGCTATGTACTTGCTTAGAAAAGCAACAacagtttttattgttattatgacCCGTTTCTGTCTGATCTCCGCAGATTATCGGGATGATCTTCAGCATGGTGCTGTGCTGCGCAATCCGGAACAGCCGTGAGGTCATCTAACTTTATGACTTTTTGACCTTTAACTTCTGCGCCAATTTTTTACAGACACAACAAGAGCTTCGAGATCAACAAAAATCTCATTTTCCATCATTCAGAAAATCCAGTCAGAAGCTAATGGAAGGATTTCTtactttaaaacttttttagTTAGATtggatttattaatatttttcactttACCTGCTGGATAGGTGTCGTAAATATTCCGTTTGTGAAGCTGTTTTaaggaatttaatttaatttatgtttttctgtctatGTTTAAATCTACTGGAGGCTGTTGAGGTGTGTAATTTAATGTCTGGAGTCTCTGGGGTCACATGACCGAGGGAGATTAGACCAGTGATATCCAGTATGTGATAGCGAGCGTAAATAATATGTGAAGTCGCGTTTAACGGTGCGAGTGCATTACCACAGGAAGGATGTTTAAGAGGCATTTGTAGTGAACAtgctgtgtggtttgggacacgtccacagtaGACTGATGATGTTAATCTAGAATTAGTGCTTGACAGCTGGTAGATAAATAATCCTTGGTAGTGCACTCAGTCTTTGGGACCTGATTAACACCATATCTGTCAATTTGTATTGCATTTTCAACGTTTGCTCATATCCATGTCGCATACATAGTCGCTGCCTTTCAGAGGACAGATTTGTACATATTGTTGAGATTTATACCCCATTTTCgtaatgtgtgtgatggtgaatatCTGTGACGTGCTGTTGTTCTGTGTAGAAGCTAGTCATTGTCATTTTAAGTGATGTATACAATCAATTAAGGTGCCTTGCTCTTTTATATGACTTATATAACATGAGATCTTCAACCCGGCCAGTTCATATAATACAGATGCAGCTTTCTGTGTTCCGGTCctgtttttaacacacacttGTCCACTTCCACTTGGTTGAGGCCATTCCATGACCTTACCAGATTGAGGAAATGTGTTGTGTAAGTTTTAGACGAAGGATCAAGTTGACCAACGTTCACATTAGCATGTGAGAAATTGTTCGTGTCACTTGTAGTTTCTCACTGAACGTAGGGTAAGACTTACTTCAGGAAAACAATTTACTCAGAAGCCATTTCCCCTTTTTCAAAATGGAGAACAAAACTGTAGTAAACTGGAGCACAAAAAAACTCCACTTCCTAAACTGCTTTACTTTTCTTCTGAGTAACTAATTAACAtaccagctagctagctagcatgccAGTGTAGAAAAGTATTCCATCAGCTGTTATAGTTTCTGTGGTGTTTGGTGTGGATAGTGAATAAGGTGTGTGACTAACACAGATGATGAACGGAGATAGTGAGGGGAAGTCGACAAGTGTGCACTGGAAACAGGAATGAAACGCCTGATTAgtgaaaacacattaaaaaaaaaccatggaCTGAATGAAGACCAGTAGTAATACTGAACGTTTCCATAAGTAGGTGTAGTTTACTAAATTCTCTTCTTGCAGACGtttaggcatgtgctgataatatacagtatatataacgCAGTACTCAACAAACGTGACACAGTTACCATTATTTTGGACACTTAGGTCATGATTGGACTCCCAGGATAAACTCTGTCCTATacgtatacagtatatatagtgtatatacagtactgtgcgaACGTCTTAGACACccgaatttttttaaatacaatttttgaaattttgtcttaaatgtttattttatgacttctgcattattgagtcaataAAAAATTggattccaaacattacttttccaaaatgtaaatgttaaaggaaaatgtttgtatggcagtaaagaaagcaacatattacataattcaccacttttcagccaaaaatcataatgaagtctgctcagttttatttgtaaaaacagAAACTGGTATGAGTGTCAGAGTATCCAGAGGAAGTGTGACAGGTCCTGCATGATGCTCAGAAAAACTTCTACCAGCTACTTTCGttataaaactgcaaaaagTGTAGCTGAGAcgactgatgcatttttaaacagcaaAGGGTTGGTAGATataatattgactttgtttagtttattactggttactgcttttaacagtgaatttgttttatgtacaaatgttaaatttcattaaacattGCTTTATAGCTTttctttgcacacacacacacataacacacacacacacacatatatatatacagacttttttacagtactgtgtgtgtgtgtgtgtatatatatatatatatatatatatatatatatatatatatatatatatatatatatacacacatacatacagtactgtgcaaaagtcttaggcacatgcaaagacatacaaagaaaataattaaatgaaatgtttctacatttaaaaaaatatttggtgtgatgatcctttgctttaaaaaaaatagtagtttcAGGTACAatcagtgcagttttataaggaaatgagctgtaagtgttactgagcatcttgcagaaccagtcacagttcttctggaggctttgactgtcaactcgcttcttatttttgcagcgaaacccagcagccttcattatgtttttttgtctgaaaagtgtctcttatgtaatctgctgctttctttactgacatacaaacatttttctgtaacatttaattttgtgctggaaaaataatgtttggaaatctaaaaagtttttgtactgaatcaataatgtagaagtcataaaataaaaatccataacaaagtttgtactaaaaaaaatagggtgtgtAAGACTTTCtgcacagtatatatatatttcccatCTATGCTTTTGCACACGGCTACAAAATTGCCAAATATGTGCAATATATACTGGATACAAAGCTTAAAAGTAAGTGGTGCAACACTACCAGATGTAAAATGAAACGTAAATTTAAATTTAGctcaaaacattatttaatcGAATCTCTGTTAATGTGTCCGTGGATTTGTTTGTGTCCGAGCTAAAGGTGAGCGTGATGATGTATAATGaagctgaatctcaaatgatACACAGCTGAGATACACATTAACATCATGGTGTTGCGGAAACAATTTAAAAAGGATCaaatttaatatcagcacatgcctaaaGCTGATTAACAACAGAACCATAACGTAAACAGGGAACCTGAGTGTTGGtttgagacgtgtgtgtgtgtgagtgtgtgtgtgtgtgtgagagctggcTCATCTCTTCACGGCTGCTCAGAATGTAGGAAATGCATGTGCAGTATGTTGTATGTAACGTTGCATGGCTTTCCATAGCAGCTTAGGTAAAACCTTGTgtgttgtaattattttttttaacaagcttGTTTTTCGTACTGTAAACAACACAGCATTGCCGCTGttggttgtttttgttgttgtttttttggtattgaaaagtgtaatttatttattggctGATGAGTTCAAACAGCAGTTAGGCTTCTCAGGATAGCAGACTGAcataaaagaacaaataaacTTTTCTGAGGTTTTACCttcttgtgttgttttgtgtcttCTGTTATTACAGTAAAACCTTCAACTTCAAATCATTTTTAGATTTCAAATGTAAACGGCATTCGGAGGTGCCAACATCTACGGCTTAGGTGTAGCATCTACGACTTTTGAAACCCAGCAGAAAAAGgcagttcactgaaggggaaaggacgcagaatgttaaaaaagaaaaacaccaatTTTCGGTTACGTTTGCTTTGTGCAACCAACTTTAGCTAGGTGAACTTTAACATGTGAATTTGTAAGCAAGCCAGTCGCAAACAAAAGAGTGAGTATTTTGCTTTTCAATAAACAGGTtgatcagtatcagtatcatcATTTACTATTTTCTTTCAGTATGCATCTTATAGGGCCTACTTCataacatttttatgtattgagctattttgtgttgtttgatattttttaataaacgtGTAAAGAAATGGGCTTTTGGTGCTGTTAGCATGGAGCTATCCCATCCACCAACGTACACTATAGTTCCCAGAGAAAAATTTCTTTGCTTAAAggtttctcattttctcatcgGTTAAAAGCTTAAAAACTTGTTCACTTAtgtcataaaaaaaagtttttgtctGTTGTTCATAGGTTATTTATTATAAGTATGAAAAGCTGCAGTAAAATCAAGTTAAAAGGACATTTAAGTAAAACTGAATGGAAATTCtccaaatacagaaatacagttttAAATGCAGACAATAAAAGGGTAGACCTGAGTATATAGCATActtaaatactttttatatccatctTTATACTATATCTACAATTAAATAATAGTTGGAATATAAAATACTTGGCACCTAGTGTACTTCTTACAAATGCTAGCATCTAAAAAGTACTCGTGTACTTTTCTCTAAGTACGTGACTAGCGTATCACATATACACTAGATTTACTTAGACATGAAAGTATATCAACAGTAAACTGTACAAGTATCTGTTCAAGTATACATCAGTATGCTTGTAATAAATTTGGTCGTATGTATCTATGAACTATAGATTTAATGCACACTGTTACTGAGGTTTCTCTTAGATGTGAAATGTTCACGTTAGTATGTGTGTTAATCAGTACTCCCTGTTCCTTTAGCAttctcctgctctaacacactcctGATGCACCTCATCAAGGATGTTAACGAGCTAATGTGTAAAGGAAGTTAGAAATTATGAACTTCTCAATAAAGAACAAGCTCCCTGGGTTGATTTCTTCCTGAGCATGAACGTGCAATACAGCATGTGTGAGATTGTATTCCCCGAGCTGTGCTTTGCTCTCAGTGTCTTATTTCGTGTCTGAAATGAAGGCAACAGGTGTGGGTTAGGGTTTCAGCCTCACTGCAGAGTACGCACTTTTACCCAGCTGTCAGATTACAGCTTACTTACAATGCTGAGGTTTACCAGAATGAATATCAGCCTTGACAGGTCTCCAAAACGAGAGCAGAATAATGTCAAAATGTACTGCTTTTAGTCAATATGGCTGCGTCCCACATGTTAGAACTGTTAGAAACCATGAAATTTCATGCAACAGTGTACACATTACAGTATACCTGGTTTTAAAGAAGAGTTTCTCAAAAAGAACTCTTCATATTGATGCCAGTCTGTTCAAGCTAGCTAAAAGCCAGCTTGCTAATCGGCTAATTAGAGGCTTGTGTAATCCTGACATAAGACACTCCACACTTTTGACCTCTGTGTTACTGATAATGCAGCTAATTTTTACGATTTATCTCCTTACACACTGATCTGAATGTCACATCCGGTAACCAACACTGCTCGCagggcattatgggtaatacactGTATGAACACTCAAACATAAAATAACCACCAAGTcttaacaaaacacattttgtgttttctagCACTGGGTTTAGTTTCCACTAGTAAGTACGCTAACATATCATCAATTCTAGCATTGCTATGTTAACTGTAACATATAGAATGCTAACCTGTAATACGACTAATTCGCTGAGTAGCTAGCAGCTAATGGAACAGTAGTAATAAATGCTGAATAGGAAAgtctttttcttgtttaaaatgatttatgctTGCTCTGCATTTCACAATTCAgaagaaaaacatgacattatttttattcagaaacTGTTTATGTGGATTCAGGAAGCATGTATTCATACTGCTTTGAGCCAGatccatggttctcaaagtaggGTCtgctttttttccagtttttctaATTAACTTTCAatttaatgacaattttaataaaaaaaaaaataaaaggttcTGTGAGTGAACAGTTCATAAATGAACAAAGTTTAAATAATGTGCCAATTTTTTCAACAgtttctttgtaaaataaatctgaggGGATccatgatttttgttttacagttaaaggagtCCCTGTGTGAGAACTGATGTTTTAGATACTGTCAtacattttctgttgttttaaatacaatgtgagaaaaaaagaagtaacATGAGCAGGATCCTTAGAAATGAAAGACCTGTAATGCTGTGTTCAAGgtgaagttgcaacttgtaattccctgtATAcgatcaggaaaaaaaacactgaaaacaccccctcaacttgaaatttcaactcgttAACTTGGGGTAGGCTTCTACCCGTTCCTTCCCCATTTatggagtgacgtcaaatcaacgtGGACACTCACACTGTGAAAAGCAAGGGTGTTCACACATCTATGACAAGAGATCTAccttttcatattattattatggtaagATCCACAGTGTAAAATATGGACGTACATTCTAAATTTTGAGTTTGAGAAATTATTTtgagagatttgtttttattcaaataactTTATGCAatcaattttcatttaaaaaaaatcgcGAAAGTAATGTACAGCAGAGGAGGCGGGTCGAACCGGCAGGTAAggtgtgatgattctcacctgtgtcttattaccaccagtctacttatttgtgtctctttgtgcgtTCAGTAACTGCcgtaaccagagagagagagagagtgagtgtgatatAGTTGGCGTAGCatgcaagacacacacaaacgcacgcacacacacaaatgacacTAAAGCACGAACTTGAACTTGACAGAGAGAAAGCTGCGAGTCCAGGACTGACCCGTTTTTGGTTGAGTTGTTTTGGGTTTGTTGAGTATTTGAAAGGGCACTGAAAAGCGTGGACTGAATAAACGCAAGCCCAGAGGTCAGCAAAAATTCTGCTTGTCTCCCATGTTTTCAACTGTttttattacaacttgcaaattaccatTTATGCCTAGCAAACATTTACGAACATTTAAATCTATtgtttctctttcctctgtATTGACAgttaggtggtggaatgaacttcacTGGCTGTATAAACAGCTGAGTTAATGTTTGTCTTCAAATAAGCACTGAAGCACTTCAAATAAGCACCAAATACATAAAGACAGAGGGAAAAACCCCAACTTGTCCTCTGTTTTCACAGTGTAGTAACTTATTTTATtactaactcctctctaacaggATTTCAGCTTAATGCCATGCTTACATGTTGATCTATTCTTTCTAGCATGaggatatattttatatctgctAAATGGTGTAAATGTGATTACCATCACAATTTATATGTAATGATGAGATATTTCATGTGTAAGTATCcagataaattatatttaatcacATTCCTGATATTAGCTTTAACTCAAGAAACATTAGGTAATTGTGTAACATTTCAGATTTAGCCAACATGAACATATTTCTAGTTAATGATATCTTTGATGAACCTGTTAGCCTCGAGTTAGCCTTGAGTGTGCATCTGGATTGGGATCTCGCAGAACCCAGCAAAAAAGTTGCAGGAGTGcgctgtcagatatgaagcccgtgggacaaagaaagaccatatTCATTAATATGGGAGCACAATGAGTGCTCACTTTAAGATGCGCAACATATTTATTACGTTCATTTATCCAGGTCAgagttgctgtggtttaaattattaatatgttttattgtttggGAAAATAGAACCATCTAAATTTGGTAGAAAATATCGTAGATAGTTGCTAGTAACTGCACGATTGGAAGCAGGATTAATAatggcttacacacacacacacacacacacacaaacacacaataaagacATAAGAAACTACAGCTCACAGTGTATTATGGACTCATGTGGTACAACTTTGGGTTTTTATTTACATCTTCACAAAAGagtacaataaaattaaatggtATTCTATTCAGAATACAACATCACCCATTTTATTCTGTGACattaaaagaattttgaatacaCAGGGGTGTATGTAGTGCACACTTGGTTGCCTGTCTAGGGCTCTAATATGGATATCTGGTATCGGGCTCTAATATGGATAAACATGTCTCAGTTGAGAAAAATGGTTAATTCAGACCTTTTGACCTGACTGAGTGATTCTGAGGTAGGTCACTGATTAACACTGTAATGTTAGAGAAAATACCTTGATACatatttaaatgagttatgcatGTGGGCGGATTTTCCCTCATGTTCTACccagtttggtcacctgccaattcccatccaCCGACCAGCTCTCCCTTATCTTACGACAACTACCAACCGGGAaggatgaaggctaacacgtacttcctctgagacatatGAAGCCAGCTAATTGGCTAgtatcgctgtgattgacaggggagagagagtaagccatccctcccaccagccaattttgctcccttggctcctggccacagatggctgtggcatcatctgGATTCAAACTCGCGATATTATGACAATAGGGCGATGCTTTTCTGTTGAACCACTTGGGAGCCTCTATATGAATTATCTTTACACCTTTTTCCTGACTTGGTCTGAACAGATAGCAAAAATCGCAATCCTGGATtctgcaaatctcaagtcaatatttttttccaagcaGCATCTGAAATTCTGAGCTTTTTGGATACTCTGTTTGAAAGGGATCGTAACCACACCCATGAAAATGGACTACACACTTTAGACAGGATTGAAACACCTCTGTCCAAGGCTGCCCACTGAAATGTAATGTTTCCCCTCTGAAGTCTCAGACAAACTGGGACAGGCAGGCGAGAAGAAGACAATGGGGCTTTGGCTCAGTAGTGTGTTTAATAAGCCCTCGTCAACTTCCCTTCTCCACTTCCCTTTGATGAgaagtgaagtttgttagatgagGGATCAAATCTACATCACTATAGATTTTGGAGTATAACTTAAACTTATTTAGCAAGCGCACAGAACTGTATAATTCAAAGAAAATATACTTCGAGGGAAGCTGATGAAGGCATATTAAAAACAGTACTGAATAGTGTCCAAGGCATCTCTTCCCTCATTGAGGGAAATCGAAGGCTGGTCCtggagatatttttaaaaaatgtttaaaaaaacaacattgtgtCAGCTTCTGAATAAAGCCACCTGTAAG is a window from the Pangasianodon hypophthalmus isolate fPanHyp1 chromosome 16, fPanHyp1.pri, whole genome shotgun sequence genome containing:
- the tspan2b gene encoding tetraspanin-2, whose product is MGKVEGGMKCVKYLLFIFNFIFWLLGSLVLAVGLWLRLEKDTVSLLDSDTAPDTFFIGVYILIAAGGLVMLVGFFGCCGAVRESQCLLGSFFACLLIIFAAEVAAGVFGFLNKETIIEDIQTFYKESAKDSNGTAILTSYHRVLNCCGTADTQKTQCPDRSPDTKNCEVAIEEFFNSKLFIIGYVGIGIAGVMIIGMIFSMVLCCAIRNSREVI